The following proteins are co-located in the Flammeovirga kamogawensis genome:
- a CDS encoding NUDIX hydrolase produces the protein MHVLNKFKYCPQCGDKNIAFEKKHFVCGNCNFDFYINSSGAVAGLITDENGNLLLTRRKFDPFKNTLDLPGGFIDINEKAEDALVREIKEELNLEITELNFFGSFPNTYTFKDIDYYTVDLTFECKVRTFATLQANDDVSEVEFIPLKKIDTTEIGLSSIKTIVSTYIKKSLSS, from the coding sequence ATGCACGTTCTTAATAAATTCAAGTACTGCCCACAATGTGGAGATAAAAATATAGCTTTTGAAAAAAAACACTTTGTTTGTGGAAATTGCAATTTTGATTTTTATATCAATTCTTCTGGTGCAGTGGCAGGGTTAATAACTGATGAAAATGGCAATTTACTTCTAACAAGAAGAAAGTTTGATCCTTTTAAAAACACACTAGATTTACCCGGTGGTTTTATTGATATAAATGAAAAGGCTGAAGATGCTCTAGTAAGAGAAATCAAAGAAGAATTGAATCTTGAAATTACTGAATTAAACTTTTTTGGTAGTTTTCCAAATACTTATACTTTTAAAGATATAGACTATTATACAGTTGATTTAACTTTTGAATGTAAAGTTAGAACCTTTGCTACTTTACAAGCTAATGATGACGTTTCTGAAGTAGAATTTATTCCTTTAAAAAAAATAGATACAACCGAAATTGGACTTTCATCCATAAAAACGATTGTATCTACCTATATTAAGAAAAGTCTCAGTTCTTAA
- a CDS encoding ABC transporter substrate-binding protein: MKSTFPNRIVCLTDEVTEWLYLLEEQHRIVGISAFAERPIEAKKEKPMVCGFTGANYKKILATNPDLIIGFSDLQADIASRLIKEGIPTIITNQRSIDEILSTLLMVARIVGAEEKGLALITKMEQEIESAKQFSKSLKIKPKVYFEEWDEPLISGIKWVSELIKIAGGIDVFDNLSNSHSASGRIIKSFDQVVDLNPDIGLFCWCGKKFKKEQLLSRKNVNKISFYSSNEIHEIDPLYILQPGPASIMEGLPHLRKIIENWSNTSIVD, encoded by the coding sequence ATGAAATCTACTTTTCCGAATAGAATTGTTTGTTTAACTGATGAAGTAACTGAATGGCTTTATTTATTAGAAGAGCAACATAGAATTGTTGGGATATCAGCTTTTGCAGAACGACCAATAGAAGCTAAAAAAGAAAAACCTATGGTTTGTGGTTTTACAGGTGCGAATTACAAAAAAATACTAGCTACTAATCCAGATTTAATTATTGGATTTTCTGATCTTCAAGCTGATATTGCTTCTAGACTAATTAAAGAAGGAATTCCTACAATTATCACAAACCAACGTTCTATAGATGAGATATTATCAACACTTTTGATGGTTGCTCGTATTGTTGGTGCTGAAGAAAAAGGACTTGCACTAATTACAAAAATGGAGCAGGAAATTGAAAGTGCTAAGCAATTTTCAAAATCACTTAAAATTAAACCAAAAGTATATTTTGAGGAATGGGACGAACCTTTGATTTCTGGTATTAAGTGGGTTTCCGAACTTATTAAAATTGCAGGTGGAATTGATGTTTTTGATAATTTATCGAACTCACATTCTGCAAGTGGAAGGATAATAAAATCTTTTGATCAAGTAGTTGATTTGAATCCTGATATAGGTTTGTTTTGTTGGTGTGGTAAGAAGTTTAAAAAAGAGCAACTTCTTAGTAGAAAAAACGTTAATAAAATTAGCTTTTATTCATCAAATGAAATTCACGAAATAGACCCTTTATATATTTTACAACCAGGTCCTGCAAGTATAATGGAAGGGTTGCCTCATCTTAGAAAAATAATAGAAAATTGGAGTAATACATCAATAGTTGACTAA
- the pflA gene encoding pyruvate formate-lyase-activating protein, producing the protein MSTFPQQDSSDLNDKDPEQLRIHSIETFGTHDGPGIRFIVFVQGCQFRCLYCHNPDTFDVKGGKFISLEEIEKRVIRQKPYFGDEGGITISGGEPLLHRKKLITLFKRLKEKGINTCLDSNGRLVNKEVEELLDYTDLLMLDVKHINDDWHHKLTTVSNSATLKLADLREKQGKKMWIRYVLVPGWSDQEEYLHELGQHFKDFKTIEKIEIQPYHKLGVHKWEALNMQYGLEGVNPPTAEEIEKAKNIFSQYFKEVHVN; encoded by the coding sequence ATGAGCACATTTCCACAGCAAGATTCATCAGATTTAAACGACAAAGACCCTGAACAATTAAGAATACATTCAATCGAAACTTTTGGTACACATGATGGACCTGGAATACGGTTTATTGTGTTTGTTCAAGGATGTCAATTTAGGTGTTTATATTGCCATAATCCTGATACTTTTGACGTGAAAGGCGGCAAATTTATTTCTTTAGAGGAAATAGAAAAGCGTGTGATTCGTCAAAAACCTTATTTTGGAGATGAAGGAGGAATAACAATTTCAGGTGGTGAGCCATTATTGCATAGAAAAAAGTTGATTACTTTATTTAAACGATTAAAAGAAAAAGGGATAAATACATGCCTTGATTCTAATGGACGTTTAGTGAATAAAGAAGTAGAAGAATTATTAGATTATACAGATTTATTAATGCTTGATGTGAAGCATATTAATGACGATTGGCATCATAAATTAACAACTGTTTCTAATTCTGCTACATTGAAATTAGCAGATTTGAGAGAGAAGCAAGGGAAGAAGATGTGGATTAGATATGTTTTAGTTCCAGGGTGGTCAGATCAAGAAGAATACCTTCATGAATTAGGTCAACACTTTAAGGATTTTAAAACAATTGAAAAAATTGAGATTCAGCCTTATCATAAATTGGGTGTTCACAAGTGGGAAGCATTAAACATGCAGTATGGATTAGAAGGAGTGAACCCTCCGACAGCTGAAGAGATTGAAAAAGCGAAAAATATATTTTCGCAGTATTTTAAAGAAGTTCATGTTAATTAA